The genomic interval GGAGATGAAATTTCCTCTGGATATAATTTTTATTAGAAATAATAAAATTGTTGATTTTACTGAAAATCTGCCAGTGCCCGAACCTGGCGAGGATTCTGCAAACTATACCACCAAAGAACCTGCAAATTACGCATTAGAAGTGAATGCTGGGTTTATTCAACAACATGAGCTGAAAGTTGGCGACGGGGTTGACATTGGTCGGTAGATCGTGTAAAATTTAATCATACTAATTTCCTATTTCCATAATTAAATAATTTTATTTTTATGATCAAAATAGCAGTTATAAAAACAGGCGGGAAGCAATATAAGGTTAAAGAAAAAGACAAATTAAAAATAGAAAAGATTAAAGGTGAAAAAGGCGATCCTGTGTTTTTTGATAAGGTTTTGTTGGCTGCTGATGACAAGAAAGTTGAAGTTGGCGCTCCCGTGCTGAAAGGCAAAAAAGTTGAGGCTAAGATTATCGAGCAGGGGCGTGATAAAAAAGTTTTAGTGGTTAAGTATAAACGGAAAACCCGGTACAAGAAAAAGTACGGGCACAGGCAGCCGTTTACGAAGGTGGAGATTTTGAAGATTTAACATTTGTCATTTTCCATTTATCATTTAGACGAATAAGGAAAGAAGATATGAGTAAATTAAATTATTATTTTGACAAAGAGGCTGATGTTTTGTATTTTTCTCAAGGAAAGCCCCAAAAAAATATTATCTCCCAAGAAATAGGAGATGATATAATAGTGCGGAA from Patescibacteria group bacterium carries:
- a CDS encoding DUF2283 domain-containing protein, producing the protein MSKLNYYFDKEADVLYFSQGKPQKNIISQEIGDDIIVRKHPSTGEVVGFTILNFIKRGSKKLAAISVPLKAEFTLAK
- the rplU gene encoding 50S ribosomal protein L21; this encodes MIKIAVIKTGGKQYKVKEKDKLKIEKIKGEKGDPVFFDKVLLAADDKKVEVGAPVLKGKKVEAKIIEQGRDKKVLVVKYKRKTRYKKKYGHRQPFTKVEILKI